The sequence below is a genomic window from Brachyhypopomus gauderio isolate BG-103 chromosome 5, BGAUD_0.2, whole genome shotgun sequence.
attatataggtgagttacacagacccacgtgacctcgagacaaggcacaggtgtaacaaacgaacacgctcacaaacaacccacacccacggaagtacaaacatggacataaccgcACACAGACGACAatatgacacgcccacagagaAGGGTCCGGAACTGTTCCGTGACAGTCATCTAATGAAATCTGCctcaaactaaataaataaagggaaaCATTTGAGTGACAAAATGATGTAGTTTAACATGGATTCAGCTTGAAAATGGGATAGCAGGGATTCACAAAATTGAGTTGGTGTAGATATTAAATGTGAATAATATAATCATATATTATCAAAATATGTTAAAAGTATAAAATATTCAACAAACTcttaaatataaaaatgtatcaagaccattatttatgtatttatgcacagtTCATATTATATAGTGTGAAAAAATGATCATATGGTGTGACAAGAAAACCCTGTCACACCTTATGATGATGTGTCACACCATATGAGGTTTCAAGTACTTAGCATGACATTAAACAATGTGCCTTTACGCTAACACCATAAAACCATGCAAACTACAATGCGACAATATAGTTTTAAAGGTAATACTGACTGAAAAGTAATTTAATTTGGGCATTTTTGTGTAGTGTGTCACACCAAAAGACACGTGCAAAAGGGAACTGAAGCAGGATTGCTGGATATACTTGATTTTTTTGAAAACATGAAGAGTGATGACTCACCTTGTAACTTTGAGTCTCTCTCTGAGGCTTTGTTCTATCTCCTGAAAGAAGGAGGACCCCCACTCCCCAAAGGTCTCCAAACAATTGCCcatttaaaaaaaggaatatGGCGTCGCAccatatgacatccatttttgGGACAAAATGTTTTAGTTAAGGGTGGCTTCAAAATATTATGCCTGAACTTTTAGCCAAGCAGATTCAAAAGTAGACATCTGGGTTATCAATATATTATTGAGTAAAcagaaaattaattaattttcttgttttcattcaaaatctAACTTTGTGAAATGTGCTTGGGACAGTCACTCCATATGAGCTTTTTCTAGTTTGGCTGAAAATTGTGAAAAAAAGGAATGTTAATCCCATGAATGCTCTGTAAATTCATATAAAACAGCACTTTCTGAACAATATCACCACagttttttacacatttttctATAACATtttggaccaaaaaaaaaaagccatgtCATGTCAACCACCCATTTACATTTACCTGTACAATTTTAAAAGTTAATGTAAATTAATAACATCAATTTTTAATTAACTTTAAGTGTTAATTATGGGGGACATATTTAGGGTATAATATATGAAAATAGGTCTTATGCCTCTTAGTTGTCCATCCAAATTTCGCGGGTGCCTAGGAACGTCACCCCACCGAATTTCGGGGTATTACTATAGTCTACAAGTTTGCAAAGTGACGTCAGGAGTGTAGGTTTCTTTCCTCAAACTTCGAATTTGAGGTATAGGACATAGGACAAAAACGTCACCCGATCTTACGGTGTATTAACATACATTTATTTGACCATTTTAGAATAATGTAATATTATATAGGCTACTCACACTTTACTCCATCATTAATAAGCACATTTGATGCATTTACTTCGATTTAAGTTGCAGCAACATGGCCAAAATCTAAACAGTAATAACTCCATCAGTTGTATGACCTATCGAAGTGGTTTTTTGTTAAATATGGTTTCCAGTCTACCTTTCACTTTTAGCAAGTGAAATGTTTGCTGGGACAATTTAAATCACAAATAAAATAATTGTTTTTAGACAGCATTTTATTGACACTTTAACTTCGCTATTCTGTCACCTCTGCACATTACAATGTTCCAGAACGTTATTGGTTATTGACAGTGACATTTTGTGGTTCAGCCTCTGGACTTTCAAGCGCCTCCACAAACAGTCCCCCACTCCTGGATTATAAGGCAAATATCTAAGTAAATCTGCATACACTGATATATTAAATCTGCAAGCATTTGGGTGAAGAGAAACTTTTTGAGATCAAACAGAAGTATAGAGGGTAAATTCTTCAGAAACCAAGAGCCTCTTCTTTAATTTGACACTGCAGCACAGTGTTGGCAGCAAGTACACACTTAGACAGGTCGAcaactgcaaaacacacacacacgttaacaTTTTCATAAGAGTGGGACAATGTTGTGGCTCATTAGATGTAACGAATGTAAATGTTCTATATTTCTTAACATTGGGATATTCTTTACTGACAAAATATGGTTTGTAATGCAAATTCAGTGTTCTACAATACAGTGTAGGTTCCATTTAATCCTGATTAGTGATGAAATTAGTGAGTGTTGGATTAAATGGAGAATTTACCTTTCCTACTCCGAATCCATGATGCTGCTTTCATGGCTATAAACTGCCACTCATCATGAGCATCCATCTTAAAGCCATGTAACCAGATCAGAGCCAGAACTGTAGCCCAGATGCCTGGTTCCACCTGAACACAAAAGCATGCAATATACAGTGTCACAACCTGTTTAGGCAATATTTTCTGGGATATGTGGGTCATTCTGGCTTGTGTATAACAGGCTACCAATGTTGCACATGTAATCTTTTCAGCACCTACTATTTATCTATTAATTTATTTGAAATACAATTTCTAGAATATTATTTTCTGTGAAACACACATTTCCACTACTCCATAGCCCAGTCGGAGTACACCTTACACCACTCTGAGTAGCTTtgctgtgtgagtttgtgtggtcTACAGCTTTTGGGCTGTTCCTAGATGCTTGCATTTCATAAGAACAGCAATTACAGTAGGCTGGGGGAGATCTAGTAATGTCAAAATTTCTCCACCAGACTTGTCAAAGGTGGCATTCAGTGTCATGTTTATAATCACTGAGCTCTTCAGTACAACAATCTACCAATACAGTACAGTCTACTAACATTTATTTATGGAGTTTATTTCATGCTTGATTTTATACACTTGTTGCCAATGGGTGGGGCTGAACTCCCTGAACTCAATAATTAAGATGTTGGTCTACATATATGTGGCCTCATGCTGTGGCTTAACGTTTCACAATAGAACCAGTTCTAATACCAAATGTAGGCATCAGTATTAGAATACATAACGGTCTGTTACTCAGGCCATATACTAACCTCTGCAGGCATCTGCTTGGCCACCTCATCCATTGACTTTCCAAACACCTGTGCCAGTGTGGACTCCATTTCCCAGCAGCCTGAAGCCTTTTGGAGGGAGATGAGCTGTAGCAAGGGGTCTGaagacacatacagacacatacatgaGTGTGGATTATTGTGGAAGGAAAAAcaattttacacacacaaaaaccttTTAGATGACTAAAATCCTATAACAGACATAAATACAGTTTGATCATTTGCACGTGAGAGAGAAGAcgagagagaagggagattcTCTGTTGAGTCAGTAGTGAACATTACCATCAATGTCATCATCAGCTTCATCACTAGAAAACTCAGCTGCAACATTCAAGAAAACAAGAAATATTGGtctatgtgagagagagagagagagagagagagagagatttttttCAAGTCACCGGTGAACATTACCATCAATGTCATAAGCAGAGTCGCCACTGGAAAACTCAATGCCATCAGCTACGAGACCCACTAAGAAATGGAAACAAAAAATAGTGGAGGAGCTCTGCATTTATGCTCTAACACACTTCTTTAACACTTTCTATACTTTCCCATATCTGAAATCAtagttgtggtgaagagagagctatGGTTAACTTTAGTTAATTTAACCTGTTGACTCTTTGCTCTTATTCTTATGTCAAGCACTCTGAATGACCTCTCTGTATGAACTGCACTACACAGATAAACCTGCCTGCATTTGCTCTGCAGTCCATTCGCATGGGATTCATTGCCATCATCATCTGTGGAGCTGGGGGTTGACCTAAACTTTCACAATGGCAAAAGAAAACAGATATGTTTGATGAAGACTTTTGGTACTGATTATCTATAACAGTAAAACTTTTGGGCATTGTTGCTGATGTTCACTATTCATTACTGTAATGACTAACAAACTAACAAGAACCTATACATACTCACTTATTCTACtcactgtcacgttgaggaccccggcccctcgcttttgggcgtgtgtaaacgttgtccacgtgctctgtctgcgttttcggaactctgtggtgatagctttgttgtgtgaataatgtgtctcacctgtgaatcgtctcgtaatcacatggggctaatgtggtctgtctatttaatgtgcgctcgcgcagtgtcctgtactcgtcgttgtctaagtctgcacgtagTGCACGTTTCGTGTGTATGTTTCTGTTTACTGTTGCGTTATTGCGCAACACTTGtgtattaaaagtgacgtttgtgacGCAAAGacgggattctgtgtctcatccttcgtccAGCCGCCAGCGTCACACTCACATTGGCAATAAtacaatgaaaaataaaaatacagtaGCTTTCTAAACATCTAAGTATCTATTTATAAATTTAGGATTAATTAATATATTAGCACATGTACTGATATGGTTTTCTTAGGTTTTACTCCTTGTGTGTATGAAAATGCTTGACATACATATAATTTGCATTTTCAGGAAGTAAGGAAATTACTACCTCAATATTCCTTCAGTTGCTAATACATTTGTTGTCCACAAATTAAATCAGCCTCATTTTCAATAATGGATCAAGTGTTTAGAAACTACCATTTTCAATAACTTACCAGTACTAAATTTCCGTTTACATCTACCCCCACGTCGAAATCTAGATTGAAGCATTGGCCGTGGTCGACCACAAGCCCTAGCCATACACATCactggagaggaagaaagaaagagaataaGCTGTGTGAATGTACCCAAGACAAAATACGTAAGAGTAATGTCTCTGTGGAAGACACTGAGTGGGAGGAACACTGACTAGGCACAGGCACGTTCCTCTTCAGCAGGGGCCCTTTCACAGCCTCCCCACTGCCCTTGTGAATGGCGACGAAGGCTGTGTGGGAGCTGCTCACTCCAGCCTGCACACTCAGCTCCACCACTCTGGCCCTCAGCTCCTCTTTGCCGCCTCCCTCTGCCTGCTGCTCCTTCTCCAGAGAGCGGATCCGTGACCGTGCAGCCAGTCTGTGGATGGTCAGTCTGCACAAACATGCAGTACACCACATGAGTGTAATCAGGCCAGCTGAGGGTTTGTTAGCTACTTTTACTACATACTAGTGTGCTACTAATGATCAAATCCACTAAACAAAGGTAGTGCCCATAAAACAACACTGGCCTTTATGACATTTCTTTTGGTATTCTCTTCTGTATGTGTTGCTAAAACCTGTTAATAATGATTCCACAAAGCTGTTAAATTcaaatcagcctgttttattgttGGAATTATCTTTATTAAGAGGTCATAATATCAGAAGGGCAACTCATCCGATGGAAATATGGACTATGTGTCTTGTACTATGGAGTctaattgcatgtgtgtgttacccaGTATTCTCTGCAGGCTTGATAGAGAAGCTGAGTGTGTTTGTAACGTGTTGATCTGCTAGGCGATACTGCAGTGTTATAGTCCCCTTACAGTCTGAGCTCTTACAGGCCTAAAGATTAGAAAGAGGTAGAGTTATGTAAGCGTAACATAACTAATTCAGATAACTCACTAATTTCTTCATAACACAATGTCACAGACTGTCACTTAGAATGGTTAAGTCTTCATACAAGCTCTCACCTCTCCTTTCAGCTGGGCATAAATGAGTGCCCTTTGACCACTGAAGAGTACTTTCACAGGTGGACTCAGAAGACTGACAGACATGCCCTCTGGGACAGACCACACCTCTGAAATATCCATCACCGCTGGTTGTAAAGCAAAGCGGAGAGACTGCATGACCTAGGAAGGGCATTGAAAAAATAATGTGCAAAATAAGTGTGAAGTGTGAAATAACAGATGAAGGAAAGATGTGGAGAATGGAGTATGAAATTTGTTCTAGTGAAACAGTGGTTTGTCTTTTGACATTTAAGTGATCTCTTAACATTACATTCATTACTATAGAGAATGCagcacaacccccccaccccccccaaccaccacaTTTTTACTTTGGACTGCATGCGGTCAGTGCCTGTGATGAACTGGGCGTGGCCAGATCCCTCCTGAGCCATTCCTGTGATGAGGGCAGTGCTTGCTCCTTCACCAATTCCAAATGAGAAGCACCTGTGGAAACATGACACACCACCAGTTCAAGATCAGCCAAGCACTTGGTTTGCCATGCATATTATCTGCATTAGTGTATTACAGTAGTTTAATCACAACAATTTTCCTCCATTATCAAGTGTACAGCAACaaacggcctgtgttggcctgAACAATTTGCCAAAGATACACCACCCTGGTGTTTAAGACCATAGAACGTGACAGAAATATTCTCAACATTGCAGTAACACTGCAAGTGCATGAACAGACTTGGGTGATTATGCATAAACGAttgtagtggagacagctaaacgcctgttcactgtgacacccaaaatggaatcctttcccactgaactgagaaactgaCTCACATCTCTTTGGTTGCATGTAAATTTAAAGACTGATTTTTTACACAGCAACAAGTTCCCAAGGATCAACATTCACAATGGTGCTTATGTCCCCTAGCGTAAAACTCTGACTTTATGATCTCCTGtaacgtatggctacgcccccctctccccgctgtcactccaatgtctgttATCGTGGTTCTGTCATTCCTTGCCCgtttatcccgccccgctcgtttgtcttcgtgattccttgcttgttaccacgccccgtgttattactgtcacctgccccttgtttaatgtcgttgtataaaagcccctgagtctcccttgtcctttgtctggtattgtGATTCTTTGACTATTGTGTGCTGTTAGTTCGTGTACCTGACCCCGTTCTTTCGTATTTTGTATTTCGCCCGTTTATTCCTtgtgctctgtgtctccctccctgGTTGTGTCTCCTCGTGTTCAGTATGCCGGTGTTTgcgtgttattcggactgccctcccgttatcgacccggactggcttagtgacgacgattatggaatgccctgcaataaatctcgctcctctcagcgtttgtgtccgtctcctcgccccgtggcgcaagccacgttacataataccagacctttcaaggacacagcgagagagcgagactctggtaagttcaatcgctgtaatgagatgttggctggtttaattcggttcgactctccggtattacagcgtgaacgaaccagagacaggaattccccttgcgctgagggtacaggggagtctcgtcgctgtaaaaacaaggtgaaatcactttcggtttctagctttagcgacgagctccctgataagcgctacgtgtctgcccgactcgacacacgctacagggaggagcaacctgtagcgcgagattcgggcagacggaatgaatgtgcagacgagcattggcttggctctcggttggctttcaaaaaccattgtgagctcccgatacctccgacgaggcagagtcacaatgaaagctaccgagaagcagttgtgtctgtatgttcttccaggcgcagaccagaccggggaaggaggaagaccacgcccccggtTCGGAGCCCCGCTGCAACAAAGCATGAGGTCGTCGCCTACCCTGAGGAGCTCCTCCCTCCTTCAATCCTGCCAGCCTCCACCATAGAGAcgcccaagaattttttgggggggagtagtggccactcaacccaggagtggccggctcggacccccgaggacgtcagcccggtggttccgccccccgaggacgtcagcccagtggttccgccccccgaggacgtcagcccggtctCGTCCACGCCTGtgcctgtccccgcgacccaggaggggtcgtccacgccggctcctgttcccgctgcctgcctgccggctccgcctgttcccgctgcccgcctgcggaccccgcctgtccccgctgcccgccagcggaccccgcctgtccccgctgcccgccagcggtccccgcctgttgcccttgagactgtgctgccccctgttgggcatggactttgtgttccccctgctccaccctgtgcctcctatgttccgttgcccgtgttccccttgctccctggtcctgtccctggttttgttttggtccctgtccccgtggttgtgtctgtcaaggtctgtgttcctgttcccgtgtctgtttcctgtggtgtcgtctctgtccctgtccccatgtctgttccccaagtcgtcacccaccttgtgcctgtgcccgtctctgttgttcatgctgtctttgcctccgtgttctcctcggccctgtcccctggcccgactcccgtgtctgtccccagtcctgtcctgtccagtcctgctcctgtgcctcgccctggccctgtcctgcccctgtgtcccgtgtcatgccatgtcccggcccagctcctggccagtctccatgtcccctgtctttgtccctgccatgccccaggtcccatgtcctgttctgcccggtcctgtccctttggtctgtcctgtgtctgctgttcctgtccctcgccgtgtgccatagttccctgtcctgtcctagtcggtgtccctgtcctgtctgccctttcgtgccccggagtggcacgctttgagggggggtactgtcacgtatggctacgcccccctttacccgctgtcactccaatgtctgttATCGTGGTTCTGTCATTCCTTGCCCgtttatcccgccccgctcgtttgtcttcgtgattccttgtttgttactacgccccgtgttattactgtcacctgccccttgtttaatgtcgttgtataaaagcccctgagtctcctgAGTCTTGACTATTGTGTGCTGTTAGTTCGTGTACCTGACCCCGTTCTTTCGTGTTTTGTATTTCGCCCGTTTATTCCTtgtgctctgtgtctccctccctgGTTGTGTCTCCTCGTGTTCAGTATGCCGGTGTTTgcgtgttattcggactgccctcccgttatcgacccggactggcttagtgacgacgattatggaatgccctgcaataaatctcgctcctctcagcgtttgtgtccgtctcctccccccgtggcgcaagccacgttacatctcctgagcttgggagagaggccatctaagagtTCTGGTCAACATCAACCTTCTTTGGAGGACAttgggaccacagtcaggaagagcaataaaactctaaattccaaccttatctgattccccacagtttaaacccgttataagtcctgtgttaaaatccagagctgaagatacaaatatttcagagatctctgtaactccaaatctgaactgtacatgGAATTGGGATTCcgcctacaggaaccagctcggcgaatgcagtctagagacaccaaacttgactaccttccatacaaggaaagattaattattcttgaaaccagtattcagctttccagcctttaaggacaaaggaccacaggaccatgtacctaaatgtgaacactgtgccatgtggttgatataaagacacaacttatgatctttcatgtattcagtattaagtgattttattagaatacgtgttactgtataaacacaccacattgatgcatatctatgtattagtttgtatgttactcatcgaatgtaatcattctcatgtgtgcgtatgtgacctcacattcatgcctgtctgtgcattatgtgtcatttgttgtccaaaagtggaaattgagaatggctcaatgtgtagactaatagaaccaaattagttcttgtttaggcagagtatgtaagacaatttatttaggaatagttcactttgtcttcgaattgtgttaatctgtcttctttggttaagtcattaactagacctggaaagacgggcactcctcgcttcccctctctctctctctctctctctctttctctcccctgtctgggcaaaggtcatgaatattcattaataaaggccaatggtcaatggcctgatgaacatgaaagcgccttacaattacgTCCCTAAAAcgtgttttaaaagccctagctcgaagcgaaacaaggagcttggcagcctggtaatttaggaagacttggagaacttcaccagactcgccgagactcaaagactcgaacacgccaaaccatcgcgactgttCGCTGGACTCAAGCCGAACACCGCAAAGTCCAGTAGAGCAATGCCAATAGACCGCAACTAAAGCTCTCACCGAGTCCCACAGAAGattctattttattttctttattctacgtttcgtcgtcaaaggtacttttatttcgtctagtcgttcaagtcaagctcatcttctttctcagtcaaACTACCTGCACAAGTCAGTCTGCGCAGTCCAGCTGCGACTGTGACGTCATCGCTAAGTCTCCGCGACTCGAGCAGTGTCACGTGCCATGCTCCACAGACCTCGGCTGCCTCAAGAAACGAAtcgtgaacgcgcaccggttggtccgcgtcaccacgcctcttcttcgaagtaagacgctcagttcatgtgctgttttggggttgccagcttctatttctcccggagtccaaaatagtaaatactgttgccattaacctgcccaaacttcctctttctcctttctattctctctctaaagacttCGTGTCCatccctgggtcctacgctagttaggcaagccttaggatagtcaaataaataaatctcatgatCACTGGCAGTTGTTTATCATTCGCTGTTGTTGGTTAATTTTATATactttgttgttcactattatatccctggtttaaattagtagattcacatacaggtttagtttcaatttgagccaaatcattcatatgctttgtatcgattgtaatattaaccatttaataattgtggacatttattcatctggtcacggtggtaaatgcatattttggtcgatggtattaggtcactgcgcggaaccagaacttaaccctttagtaatgagactgatcaaaccatattccacctatcttcgttatcacaatactggttcctgagcaatcaggatggtgccccgttcataatccataaatatgtatccgctacactATCCAGCCAGAAAATCTGAACACTGGAATTATCTTTCACGTTAAAACACACTTGCCTGTGGGATTCAGCATTGCTCCCCACAAGCTGGAGAACCTCCTTGGTGTTCCCCACTTCTCCATCAGTGAAAATGAACACCTGCAAACATTAAAATGGAGAACTTGTTGATGCATACTGTAGTTATAGTGGTCACTGGTAATAATAAATACTGGTACATACTCCACCATGTGAGAGGTGAAAGATACAAGCCATATGATCCACACATTATAGATTACAACCTAAATGGACCGTTGTCAAACAGGTATGTGTTATGATGAATGATGTGTGTTTAAACACAACTATGTAGTGTATGTGGAGGTCAAGCATGATGGTACCTGTCTGGGGTGGTTAGGGATGCAAGGCTGACTGTAGATGTGTTTGAGAGGCTGCAGAATCTCCGTGCCACCCATGTCAGCCTGCATTTGTTTCACCCTCTGCACAGCCTGGTCCATTGTCTCCTGACTGTACTCCACACTTTTCCTGAAGCCAAATGCACCACATCATCCTTCACAGTATTCTGAATGAGTCATATATCTTCTCACCTCGTCCAGTGCTTATAGCTTCATCTGAAATCTCCTAATTAGTGAACTGGGAAGTGGAGCTATCTGTACCATCACCA
It includes:
- the LOC143515077 gene encoding von Willebrand factor A domain-containing protein 5A-like isoform X3 — translated: MVNCGLVTHKNEPVPLKSIEVNLQTEGHVATVSSTLQYVNEEQGPVEALFVFPMPAEAAVCHFSAKIADQEVVAEVQEKEKARQLYDDALSSGEQAFLLEESEESTDVFRLSVGSLPPGQSAAVTFVYVTELSVQADHSLRFCLPAVLNPRYSPPGTSGGIVSEITAGSAQIPYSLSLTMNLSSPNPITAVKSQCPLEPLEFLNTDHTRAKVNLCAGHKFDRDVELFLYYQNPHQPTAVVEAGVPTAQPGSLMGDPVVMLSLYPEFPKAVMSDVSSCGEFVFVVDRSGSMSCPMRNGPNTEERITSARNTLLLLLKSLPMGCYFNIYGFGSRYKSFFPKSVEYSQETMDQAVQRVKQMQADMGGTEILQPLKHIYSQPCIPNHPRQVFIFTDGEVGNTKEVLQLVGSNAESHRCFSFGIGEGASTALITGMAQEGSGHAQFITGTDRMQSKVMQSLRFALQPAVMDISEVWSVPEGMSVSLLSPPVKVLFSGQRALIYAQLKGEACKSSDCKGTITLQYRLADQHVTNTLSFSIKPAENTGLTIHRLAARSRIRSLEKEQQAEGGGKEELRARVVELSVQAGVSSSHTAFVAIHKGSGEAVKGPLLKRNVPVPMMCMARACGRPRPMLQSRFRRGGRCKRKFSTGQPPAPQMMMAMNPMRMDCRANAVGLVADGIEFSSGDSAYDIDAEFSSDEADDDIDDPLLQLISLQKASGCWEMESTLAQVFGKSMDEVAKQMPAEVEPGIWATVLALIWLHGFKMDAHDEWQFIAMKAASWIRSRKVVDLSKCVLAANTVLQCQIKEEALGF
- the LOC143515077 gene encoding von Willebrand factor A domain-containing protein 5A-like isoform X1, yielding MVNCGLVTHKNEPVPLKSIEVNLQTEGHVATVSSTLQYVNEEQGPVEALFVFPMPAEAAVCHFSAKIADQEVVAEVQEKEKARQLYDDALSSGEQAFLLEESEESTDVFRLSVGSLPPGQSAAVTFVYVTELSVQADHSLRFCLPAVLNPRYSPPGTSGGIVSEITAGSAQIPYSLSLTMNLSSPNPITAVKSQCPLEPLEFLNTDHTRAKVNLCAGHKFDRDVELFLYYQNPHQPTAVVEAGVPTAQPGSLMGDPVVMLSLYPEFPKAVMSDVSSCGEFVFVVDRSGSMSCPMRNGPNTEERITSARNTLLLLLKSLPMGCYFNIYGFGSRYKSFFPKSVEYSQETMDQAVQRVKQMQADMGGTEILQPLKHIYSQPCIPNHPRQVFIFTDGEVGNTKEVLQLVGSNAESHRCFSFGIGEGASTALITGMAQEGSGHAQFITGTDRMQSKVMQSLRFALQPAVMDISEVWSVPEGMSVSLLSPPVKVLFSGQRALIYAQLKGEACKSSDCKGTITLQYRLADQHVTNTLSFSIKPAENTGLTIHRLAARSRIRSLEKEQQAEGGGKEELRARVVELSVQAGVSSSHTAFVAIHKGSGEAVKGPLLKRNVPVPMMCMARACGRPRPMLQSRFRRGGRCKRKFSTEFRKRRQSTWTTFTHAQKRGAGVLNVTVSRISQPPAPQMMMAMNPMRMDCRANAVGLVADGIEFSSGDSAYDIDAEFSSDEADDDIDDPLLQLISLQKASGCWEMESTLAQVFGKSMDEVAKQMPAEVEPGIWATVLALIWLHGFKMDAHDEWQFIAMKAASWIRSRKVVDLSKCVLAANTVLQCQIKEEALGF
- the LOC143515077 gene encoding von Willebrand factor A domain-containing protein 5A-like isoform X2, giving the protein MVNCGLVTHKNEPVPLKSIEVNLQTEGHVATVSSTLQYVNEEQGPVEALFVFPMPAEAAVCHFSAKIADQEVVAEVQEKEKARQLYDDALSSGEQAFLLEESEESTDVFRLSVGSLPPGQSAAVTFVYVTELSVQADHSLRFCLPAVLNPRYSPPGTSGGIVSEITAGSAQIPYSLSLTMNLSSPNPITAVKSQCPLEPLEFLNTDHTRAKVNLCAGHKFDRDVELFLYYQNPHQPTAVVEAGVPTAQPGSLMGDPVVMLSLYPEFPKAVMSDVSSCGEFVFVVDRSGSMSCPMRNGPNTEERITSARNTLLLLLKSLPMGCYFNIYGFGSRYKSFFPKSVEYSQETMDQAVQRVKQMQADMGGTEILQPLKHIYSQPCIPNHPRQVFIFTDGEVGNTKEVLQLVGSNAESHRCFSFGIGEGASTALITGMAQEGSGHAQFITGTDRMQSKVMQSLRFALQPAVMDISEVWSVPEGMSVSLLSPPVKVLFSGQRALIYAQLKGEACKSSDCKGTITLQYRLADQHVTNTLSFSIKPAENTGLTIHRLAARSRIRSLEKEQQAEGGGKEELRARVVELSVQAGVSSSHTAFVAIHKGSGEAVKGPLLKRNVPVPMMCMARACGRPRPMLQSRFRRGGRCKRKFSTEFRKRRQSTWTTFTHAQKRGAGVLNVTVSRISQPPAPQMMMAMNPMRMDCRANAVGLVADGIEFSSGDSAYDIDDPLLQLISLQKASGCWEMESTLAQVFGKSMDEVAKQMPAEVEPGIWATVLALIWLHGFKMDAHDEWQFIAMKAASWIRSRKVVDLSKCVLAANTVLQCQIKEEALGF